CTCACAAGCTCATACTCGATGAGGGAAAGATTGTTATCTTCCTTGACAGTGATGTCTGCGGCCTCCTCGGCAACTTCAACGCGGCCCCATCTATCAACAGCAAGCCTCATAGATCCCTTGTACATGTCGATCTTTGCATTGCGCAGGGTCACTATCTTGCCTTCTTTCATCAAATCCACTGatcccaaaaaaataaaatcataacaaACAATCAGAAATCTCTAAATCACCTCAGAGTAAAAATGTAATGTAATCTGACCTTGATCGTTTCTTGCGGTAAAGATAATGATTCCAGTCTCATCACCAACGAGACATTCAGCAATCCGCATCTGACGAGCCTGAGGACCACTGGGAcgacctcctcctcctcctctctgcATCACCATCTTCGTGCTGATGACTTTCACGTTAAGTGAGAGACCATTGGTTCCTGGTCTCAGCTCACTAACCTTAGTGAACACAGGCTTCCTCAAAGCAGGTGATGCCTCAGCCATTTTCTATTATAAACCCATAAAAGAATTAAACTTTCTTAGATCAGCAATGAGAATAACTCAATTCGCAAgcaaaaaaacttaaactttGAATCAGACCATCAACACAAATGCGATCAGACAAATGCCATCGAAATCGAAACAGCTCAACAAGTTGAAAACGAAGAGTATGATTCGTAAGACATCAACATCGGCACAAGAGCGATGATCTAAGCTAACCAGATTAAAAATGTAATCTTTTGACTACTGAGATTCATGGAATCTCCGATCGAGCAGATACAATTCACGATAAGAGAATTGAATTGAAACAGAAGATGATTCACTTACGTTTTCGTTTTGGCGGAAGAGACGATTCACTTAGCGATTAGATCTGTCTCCAGGCGATGAACACAAAACACAAAGACGCGGCGGTCTAAAACTCAGATATTAATACGAACCGTAGATCCGTGACCTGAACACGTGTCGTGTTCTAAGAAAATCTTGAATAAAACCCAGCCCTTATCTTTTGTACAAATTTGAGATTGGCCCTTGTTACTTTGACTAAGACAGTTTACACCCTATGATGTTACAGATGGTAAAGAGAATGTTAAACAAAATTACTATTGGGCCGCCGACGATTCAACAAAGCCCAATATTGCTATGCATCTCTATATTTGAGGAAACCAAACCGGTTAGCCAAACAATTGATTTGACATTGACTTGATAAAATGTGGGAGAATGAGACAGAGCATTTTTTACCAAAtgtaaacaaaaaccaaaattttggttgACAAATTTACATTGTTTGAAACTATACATCTTtcattgtattatattttgagCTCGTTAAGACCTTCACAAAAATTTCTAAAAGGTTCCAAAAGAAcccaagaaaagaaacaacGATCAACTAGTTCCTTTTTAATCTCCCCGGCGAGTTGATTCAGTAGTTTGTTCGGCGACTTGTGTTAAAGGCTCTCTCAGATTCACGGCTTGTGAAGTCTTGGCTCGTGTAGTAGCCGTTACTACTACCGTATCCGTAATCCGTTGAGTCTTCAGAGGCCCTTCTGAACATACGAATCTCATTACTGTATTGACCAGAGTTATAGACCGTACTTTGACCTACTTTGACTCCATTTGACAGATCCGACATGTCGTCTCTCGTGTCCAGAGCTCTTACAACCTGTTTGTAACGTGAATAACAAACACTCTGCATCAGTTAGAGGTTTTATATTAGCATCAGTAGGTAGACTAACCAGGATTGAGTATAACTCTGACCTGAACCATACGAGGTCGTTTTAGAGCTGAATGTCTAACACAAGACGCTGCAGTTTCAATCATCCTATAGACTTCTCCTTCAATGTAATGCTTTTCCAGCCGTGGATCCACTACTTCGCTGATGTCACCTTTTTCAATGGCCTCGATAAACCGCGGACGTGCCTTCCAAGGGAGCAACCCCTCAGATTTCATTCTCAATTTGAAAATTCGAATTTTATATAATaggtaaaaaaattgaaaaataccCATTCAACGAGACTTTCTTCACCCAAAGGTTGAGAGGTGTCAACAGGTTTGCGACCGGTGATGAGTTCGAGTAGCACAACTCCAAATGAAAACACATCTGATCTATCCGTTAATTTCCCGCTTGATGCATATTCTGGCGCTAAATACCTGCATGCATGCACGCATGCAACGTAACGTTTTTCCTTAGTTCATCTTATTACACACGttgattgttttaaaaaaaaaacttttatttttgttgttgtaaatTGACGCAAAAATGTACCCAAATGTGCCCATGACTCGTGTCGATATGTGGGACTGTGCAGTATCGTTCAGTCTGGCGAGTCCAAAATCTGCAACCTGTAAAGAACTAATCAAATGCTCGGCCAAGAAAAAACTAACGCTTTATATGAATACTGTATTATTATAAAAGAAATCAAATATTGACATTGCCTGAGCTTCGAATTCATTATCCAACAGAATATTTGATGATTTGATGTCCCTATGGATAATCTTCGGGTGACCTGTTAAATTGCTAGGTAAGCCAGATCAGCTAGAGTGAACAATTTAAAATCAAATCTTCACCCTTTCTAATTTGTATATAGTTTTCTACCAAACATATATATTCACATTTCAGAATATGTTAAAAATGTAATGGAGAGAGTATTTACAATCTTCATGTAGATAAGCAAGTCCTTTGGCTGCGCCAACTGCAATCTTGACTCGTTTAGTCCATTCCAAAACCGGCAAGTCTTTGCCTGACAATAACATAAGAAATGGTTGTCTTTAGGAAGATAAATTCATATGTTAACAcaaatattaattcaaaaacaatGCAATACACAAAACGATTTTGAAGAAATTAAGAAAgtatagaaaacaaaacaaaacaaaacaaaacaaagagagaTTGTAGAAGTAAGTACCATGTAAATGGTGATCCAAAGTATTGTTGGGGACAAACTCATAGATGAGGAATCTATGTTGCTCAGAGATGCAATAACCCACGAGAGACACTAAGTGCCTATGGTGCACTCTGCTTATGATCTCTACTTCAGCTTTGAACTCTCTATATCCTTCCGCGCTGATGGACTTTAGCTGCTTGATCGCGATTGACTTTCCATCGCAAATGATACCCTTGTAGACGTAACCGAACCCACCTTCTCCTATGACAAATCTCTTGGAAAACCCTTCTGTTATCTTGCTTAGTTCCCCGAAGGTGAAAAGGGTCTTTGAATTTCCTAATACTGCCGAGTCAGGTGTTGTTGATCTTCCTGGTTTTTGATTCCCCAAACTGTTGTTAGTGTCCGGTGAAGAGTTCTGCGCCGAGATGTTCCCGTTTCCAGGTTTTTGCCTGTAATTAACGAATCCATCTGCGCCAAAAGCAACGTTTATAGGGTTTCTTGTGACCCAAGAATCAACATTCATAAatcaactaaaaacaaaaacaagaagttGAATTAAGAATCAGGAAATAAAGAACACACAATCAGGAATCAAGGACAATGTTAGAACAAGaactaaaacacaaaatcaagGCCTATAGGGTTTCTTGTGACCCAAGAATCAACATTCATAAATCAACtaataacaaaaacaagaacTCAATAATCATTAACATGGAATTAAGGATCAAGAACACGAGTAGGAGGCATAGCAAAATCCAAACGAAAAATCAAgaatctagaaaataaaaagaagaataaaaaccAAGAACAAGACATGATTCAAGAACCAATTTAAGACCACAccgaaaatatttctttttacctGTATTAACAGACACATTAGCCGGAGGCAAATAGTTCTGGTTAGAACGAGGTGAAgaagatttattttgtttcctccTAATAAAGAAAATGGCGGCAACGAATATAATGACCAAGACACCTGCGATCCCAATGCCTATCATTGTCTTCTCAGTGTAGTTAGAATCATTGTTTCGTTGTCCACTACCACCATTTCCATTGCTGTTCGCATTATGTCTATTAGACCCTCCGGAATTGTTATCGGAACCGGAGAGGGAAGGAGGAGACGACGAGGGAACATGGTTTGATCCTCCTTCTGCCGGAGGTGAATCCAACGGCTGTGAAGGGTTTCTTGGTGCACTAGGGGTTAGAGGGACAACCGGAGGCGATGGAGGAGATCCTTGGCTACCGGAAGTTTCGGTGGACGGCGGCGATATAGGAGTAGAAGGCGGAGAGGGATTAAAAATAGGGTTGTTGGGTAGTTCTAGGCCGTTGACAGTAGGTTGCTGAGTAACTAAGGTGGGAGGAGTTAGAGGAAGTTGAATTTGAGGCGTTGGAGAAGGAATCACCACGGGAGAGTTTCCGGCTGAGGTGGATTGAGGCGGAGTTTGAGGCTGAGGAGGTGACGGAGGTGGAGTTATAGAAGGCGGAGGCGAGGAAGGAGGCGTTGGAGGTGAAGTTGTATTAGTAGATTGATTGGACGGTGGTGGAGAAACGGTTACCACCGGCGGAGGAGATGATTGTGAACCACCGCCACCACCACTGTCCGGTGATGGAGGAGAAGGAGGTGAGGTTGTTGGAGGTTGTGTCGTCTGGGAACCACCGGTGGTTTTCTGATCAGCTAATCCTCCACCGGTGGTTTTCTGATCAGTTGATTCTCCACCGATGACGACGGTTGTTGGCTGTGAAGCTACAAATGGAGTTAGCTTCTTTTCGATTAACTCTGCTTGTTCCTGGACTTTGTCCATTTGTAATTCACCTTTTCCTCTGACTCTTTCCTTCTTTTACATGTTTGAATTTGCTCTCAAAAGTGTTCCTTGGGAAACAAGAAAGGATATATTTACTTTGAGATTCAAAACGAAATGAGTTAAACTCTgaagaaattaaattcatctAATCATTGAGAGGATTTTCCAGAGATATTGTTCTTGAGGGATCATCAAGATTGTGGAagttagatattaaaaaaaaaaatcaagccCTATAGGGTTTCTTGTGACCCAAGGATGGATGATATgaagatattttcttttaatcaagtcgattttcagatttttttttttagttgatgaatttttttttattcgtctcgtgtttttctttttgtaaaaataGGAAGTCTTCCAAATCTAAACAATTGAATTCTAAAAACTACTGAGAAAATAGGCTAAAAATTCacttgattgttttttttttgtatagtaAATCATTGCAATATCTGGAAGATTCACCATGCAGCTTCATTGTCGGAATACCTCGTAAATTATTctatctaaaatattattttaagctctttCCGTGAAATATTTGTCTTCATAATCGAGATCTAATTGATCAGACAATGGTCGAAGATGAAATTACATGGGACAGTGAAATTTATATGCCTTTAAACCTCAGACTAATTATATTTGAGTACTACTCTAAAGGCATCCAGCTTAATATGATACTTGATGAGTTAGTGCCTTTCAAATGAAGACCATTAAATAAGTTCGAATTAAGTACATCCaactcattattattttttttggcaacatCCAACTCATTATTAAGACATTATACAATTTTGT
The window above is part of the Brassica napus cultivar Da-Ae chromosome C8, Da-Ae, whole genome shotgun sequence genome. Proteins encoded here:
- the LOC106414621 gene encoding putative proline-rich receptor-like protein kinase PERK11 — its product is MDKVQEQAELIEKKLTPFVASQPTTVVIGGESTDQKTTGGGLADQKTTGGSQTTQPPTTSPPSPPSPDSGGGGGSQSSPPPVVTVSPPPSNQSTNTTSPPTPPSSPPPSITPPPSPPQPQTPPQSTSAGNSPVVIPSPTPQIQLPLTPPTLVTQQPTVNGLELPNNPIFNPSPPSTPISPPSTETSGSQGSPPSPPVVPLTPSAPRNPSQPLDSPPAEGGSNHVPSSSPPSLSGSDNNSGGSNRHNANSNGNGGSGQRNNDSNYTEKTMIGIGIAGVLVIIFVAAIFFIRRKQNKSSSPRSNQNYLPPANVSVNTDGFVNYRQKPGNGNISAQNSSPDTNNSLGNQKPGRSTTPDSAVLGNSKTLFTFGELSKITEGFSKRFVIGEGGFGYVYKGIICDGKSIAIKQLKSISAEGYREFKAEVEIISRVHHRHLVSLVGYCISEQHRFLIYEFVPNNTLDHHLHGKDLPVLEWTKRVKIAVGAAKGLAYLHEDCHPKIIHRDIKSSNILLDNEFEAQVADFGLARLNDTAQSHISTRVMGTFGYLAPEYASSGKLTDRSDVFSFGVVLLELITGRKPVDTSQPLGEESLVEWARPRFIEAIEKGDISEVVDPRLEKHYIEGEVYRMIETAASCVRHSALKRPRMVQVVRALDTRDDMSDLSNGVKVGQSTVYNSGQYSNEIRMFRRASEDSTDYGYGSSNGYYTSQDFTSRESERAFNTSRRTNY
- the LOC106411635 gene encoding uncharacterized protein At4g28440-like; amino-acid sequence: MAEASPALRKPVFTKVSELRPGTNGLSLNVKVISTKMVMQRGGGGGRPSGPQARQMRIAECLVGDETGIIIFTARNDQVDLMKEGKIVTLRNAKIDMYKGSMRLAVDRWGRVEVAEEAADITVKEDNNLSLIEYELVSVEA